The sequence GATGTAATGCATCAGGGCGTATACTACAAACCCGAGGACTAGGAGACCGAGGATCACTACAATGGCCGTTTCAAGTGTCGAGTACTGCCTCACTTCCCTGCTTTCGCGAATGTACCGCTCGTTTTTCTCACTAGCCAGCATATCAGACCGCTTAACAGTTATCTGGTCGGGAAACGGTCCGCGCATAGGATCACCAATCCTTATTTCTTGCTCAATAATACTTTAATGTTTCGTTTGGACAAATAAAAGTTCACCAGGGGCCAAAGAAACCCCAGCTCGGTCTTAGCGCTCTCCGGATGATCCACAGGATCACAAGGGCAACAACGTAGACCGAGCCCACGAGGAACAGCTTGAACAGTACATAGATCATCAGTATGAGGAGTATAATATCAATCAGCCCATAGAAGCTCCCAAACGGGGAGAATCTGTAACCAGGATAAGGCCCGTTGAAGCGCCTGCCGTATCCCCTCCCCATTCCTCTCGGCATTTTTCTTCCTCCACTACGTTCTCAATGTTTGCTCTCGATATAACGGATGATTAAAGACAAGAAAAGAAGGGGCTCACCACCAGCCGTAGAGCCAGCGGAGAGTCCTTCTGCTGGGCCGGCCAGTCCAGGGGCAGTAGCCGAGTCTCGCTCCCCAGCCTCTTCCTCCTCTGCCCCATCCACGGCCCCATCCGCGTCCTCTTCCCCAGCCGCCACCGCGGCCCCAGCCCCTGCCCCAACCGGGGCCGAAGCCGTAGGCTGGGTATGCTGGTGTTGCCGGGTACGGCCCGTAGGCGGGGGCCGGTGCTGTCGGTGCCACCGGGGCTGTAAACTGGCCGGCGCTTCCGCTGGTCACTGCCTTAACGGCCTCCTCGACTGGAGTGCCTGGAGCAACCTGGTAGAGCCTTATCCCGGCCGCCTGGATTGCGCCGAGGGCGTTTGGGCCAACCTGGGGGGCCACTATTGCATCGACACCCTCGTTGATGAGAGTCTGGACGGCCATTGGCCCAGCCCCTCCGGCTGCGTTCATTGCAGGGTTTTGGATCACCTTTACGTTCTTGACTTCCTCTCCTTCAACGTCGATGATTGCAAAAGCTGGGGCCCTGGCAAAGACCGGAGCAACGGTATCCTCAAGCCCACCACCGTTTGTTGGTATTGCAATCCTCATCCTCATCACCTCCTTTCTAACATTCTGTGCATATGCACATTATTTAAAGTTTTCGGTAGCCCTAACTTTTATAACTTGCACTTGAAACGCTGTGGTGGTGATGCTCATGAGGTGCCTTAAGGTTGCCTTCGGAATGGAGGACGACGAGACGCTCATAGATGCGCACTACGGCGACTCCGAGTTCTTCGCAATCTATGAAGTCTGCGAGGACGGGAGTGTAAAGCTTCTCGAAAAGAGGCACAACAAGGCCAAGGACTTTGAGGAAGAAAATGAAGGCCACGGCGACCCCAGGAAGTTCAAAGCTGTCGTGAGCCAGCTCCTCGACGTGGACGTTCTGGCCGCCTTCAGAATGGGACCGAACTTCCTGCGCATAAGGGACAAGACCAACAAGGTGGCCTTCTTCACGAGGACGAGGGACTTGAAGCTCGCCCTCCAGAGGGTCATCGAAAACTTTGACGACCTTTGGGAGCAGGTGCAGGCGAAGAAGGCCGAGAAGCCTCCGATAGAGGAGTGAGCGATGAGGTTCCTTGGGATAGTTCCCAAGGTTTCCCTTTTCACGGTTCCCTACGCGGTTTTGGCATTCTACTTAAATTCGAGGCCCAACTTCTCTTTTCCCAGGTTTCCAGCCTTGGGATTTGCCCTTCTCACAGCTGGCATAGTCTTCTGGCTCCTCTGCTACCGGCAGATTTCGAAGGCCTACCGAAGGGGCGAGCTACTCACAACGGGCTGCTACTCCAGAGTTAGGCACCCAATCTACTCAATCTGGGGCTTTCTTATAGTGCCAGGCTTCTCGATCGCCATCGGAGGCTTTATGCTGGGCCTACCACTCTTCTACTGGCTTGCATTAGTGAAATTTATAGGGGAAGAAGAGAACGCCCTAGAGGAGAGGTTCGACGATGGGTGGCGAGAATACGCGGGAAGGACTCCCAGGTTCCTACCGAGGCTTTGAGCTCCTCCCTGTTCATCTCTACGTCCTGGCCCACCTGAAAAGGGCGGGCGTTGATTACGCGAAGATGATGGGGAAGATGAGCGGCCTTCCGCTGGAACTCATAACGGATGCAATCGAGGACCTCCTTGAAATCGGCCTGATAGAACGCGACCCAGGGAGCGCGGTAAAGCGAAGCAAAGCACGCTTCAAAAAGGCCTTCGAGGTTCACAAACACCACACCTACTACCGCCTCTCCAGGGAGGGTGAGCTCTTTGTCCGTTCGATTGATGAGAGGTGGCTCAAGCGGTACTTCAACGGTCTCTTCCCAAACGGGTGGAAGGTCATCCAAGCACTCGCGGAAAGCAGGGACCTAAATGAAGCGGGCAGAAAGATAGACATTGACGGTGAGACCCTTGAAGAGCTGAGGGTTCTCCGTTTCGTAACTGAGAAAGGACGAAAGACGGAGTTCTTCAAGAGACTGTGGGAATTCCTCGGCGGTTAAATCTCGATAACACTCCCCGTTCTCACTCCCACGAACTTCTCAGGATATTCCCTCCGCACGTAGGCCTTGGCTTTTTCGCCAGAGCAGTGTGCGGGGGCTATGAACTCCGACATATGGGCGAGCCTGTCAAGAATTCTAGTTTAGGGATAATGAAAACCACCTATTACGAGATAAGCTCTCTCGTGGGCCGAAGCGTTGAGGAGGGCCCTCGTAAGCCTGTCAACGCCCGGGTGGGAGCAGCCAACTATGACAACCAAACCTGAGGACGTCTCCAAACCAACCGCCTGTTCAAACCCGTTTAAGGGCCCCGAACTCCAAACTCCGGCTTCAATCTCACCTGCCCTTGTGACCTCCCTAACCTGAAATCCCATTCTGTTTCCCGGCGGGGCATAGAGAGGAATCCCTGGGTTCAGCTCAGCAATTGTTGAAAAACCGCCGTAGTGGTCGTAGTGCCAGTGGCTGAGAACCGCGAAGTCGAGGCCCTCCAAAGAAACGCCGAGAGCTTCTGCATTATGGAGGAGGATTTTTTTCCCTCAACTAAA is a genomic window of Thermococcus guaymasensis DSM 11113 containing:
- a CDS encoding MBL fold metallo-hydrolase, giving the protein MEGLDFAVLSHWHYDHYGGFSTIAELNPGIPLYAPPGNRMGFQVREVTRAGEIEAGVWSSGPLNGFEQAVGLETSSGLVVIVGCSHPGVDRLTRALLNASAHERAYLVIGGFHYP
- a CDS encoding NifB/NifX family molybdenum-iron cluster-binding protein, with translation MRIAIPTNGGGLEDTVAPVFARAPAFAIIDVEGEEVKNVKVIQNPAMNAAGGAGPMAVQTLINEGVDAIVAPQVGPNALGAIQAAGIRLYQVAPGTPVEEAVKAVTSGSAGQFTAPVAPTAPAPAYGPYPATPAYPAYGFGPGWGRGWGRGGGWGRGRGWGRGWGRGGRGWGARLGYCPWTGRPSRRTLRWLYGWW
- a CDS encoding DUF2250 domain-containing protein encodes the protein MGGENTREGLPGSYRGFELLPVHLYVLAHLKRAGVDYAKMMGKMSGLPLELITDAIEDLLEIGLIERDPGSAVKRSKARFKKAFEVHKHHTYYRLSREGELFVRSIDERWLKRYFNGLFPNGWKVIQALAESRDLNEAGRKIDIDGETLEELRVLRFVTEKGRKTEFFKRLWEFLGG
- a CDS encoding methyltransferase family protein, whose translation is MRFLGIVPKVSLFTVPYAVLAFYLNSRPNFSFPRFPALGFALLTAGIVFWLLCYRQISKAYRRGELLTTGCYSRVRHPIYSIWGFLIVPGFSIAIGGFMLGLPLFYWLALVKFIGEEENALEERFDDGWREYAGRTPRFLPRL
- a CDS encoding NifB/NifX family molybdenum-iron cluster-binding protein, whose amino-acid sequence is MRCLKVAFGMEDDETLIDAHYGDSEFFAIYEVCEDGSVKLLEKRHNKAKDFEEENEGHGDPRKFKAVVSQLLDVDVLAAFRMGPNFLRIRDKTNKVAFFTRTRDLKLALQRVIENFDDLWEQVQAKKAEKPPIEE